One stretch of bacterium DNA includes these proteins:
- a CDS encoding GNAT family N-acetyltransferase, translated as MEVLRKHDVVLETSTSRGLALRLRPMTEGDWEVLHKWNSDPDVLYWSEEDDIECWQLEDMIGMYRMVSERAYCFIIEAEGKPIGECWLQQMNLEEISARFPDKDVRRMPIMIGEKDYWGSGAGTAVIRALTEFAFLREGADMMFACAIKGNNARCLRAFEKAGYVFHSKEESSSEKCDHNIHLFLTREMFEANRKRDSA; from the coding sequence ATGGAAGTTCTGAGAAAGCACGATGTGGTTCTTGAAACGTCAACCTCGCGAGGGCTCGCGTTGAGGCTGCGGCCCATGACCGAGGGCGACTGGGAAGTTCTCCACAAATGGAACAGCGACCCCGACGTACTTTACTGGTCAGAGGAGGACGACATCGAGTGCTGGCAGCTCGAAGACATGATAGGGATGTACCGCATGGTGAGCGAGCGCGCCTACTGCTTCATAATCGAGGCGGAGGGCAAGCCTATAGGCGAATGCTGGCTGCAGCAAATGAACCTCGAGGAGATCTCCGCAAGGTTTCCGGACAAGGACGTGCGCAGGATGCCTATCATGATAGGAGAGAAGGATTACTGGGGCAGTGGCGCGGGCACTGCCGTCATCCGTGCGCTGACGGAGTTCGCCTTCCTTCGGGAAGGCGCCGACATGATGTTTGCCTGCGCCATCAAGGGCAACAACGCAAGATGCCTGCGGGCGTTCGAGAAGGCAGGATATGTTTTCCACTCGAAGGAGGAATCATCCTCCGAAAAATGCGACCACAATATCCATCTTTTCCTGACGAGGGAGATGTTTGAAGCCAATCGAAAAAGGGATTCCGCATGA